A genomic segment from Sciurus carolinensis unplaced genomic scaffold, mSciCar1.2, whole genome shotgun sequence encodes:
- the LOC124974084 gene encoding LOW QUALITY PROTEIN: phosphorylated adapter RNA export protein-like (The sequence of the model RefSeq protein was modified relative to this genomic sequence to represent the inferred CDS: substituted 1 base at 1 genomic stop codon) produces MRSFQSTATAYVPVSHYRTVKSVDSSEESFSDSDEDSSIWKCKRQKCLNPPSKPESFQFDQNSEKPPVAGGKKVNNIWGAVLQEXNQDAVATELGILGMEGTIDKSRQSETYNYLLAKKLKRESQECTKELDKELDEYMHSSKKMGSREEENGQGHLKQKRPVKDRVGCRLEMNYKGRYEITEDSQEKVVDEISFRLQEPKKDLIAQVVRIIGNKKAIELLMETAEVEQNGGLFIMKGSQRRTPGGVFLNLLKNTPSISKEQIKDIFYIENQKEDENKKAARKRRTQVLGKKMKQAMKSLNFQEDNDTSRETFASDTNEALASLDEPQEGHSETKLDAEEVTEVDHSQDLDIF; encoded by the coding sequence ATGAGGTCCTTCCAAAGCACTGCAACAGCGTATGTACCAGTGTCACATTATCGGACTGTTAAAAGTGTGGATTCAAGTGAAGAGAGTTTTTCTGATTCAGATGAAGATAGCTCTATTTGGAAATGCAAGCGGCAGAAGTGTCTTAACCCTCCTTCCAAACCAGAGTCATTTCAGTTTGACCAGAACAGTGAGAAACCACCTGTTGCTGGAGGAAAGAAGGTTAACAATATATGGGGTGCCGTGCTACAGGAATAGAATCAAGATGCAGTGGCCACTGAACTTGGTATCTTGGGAATGGAGGGCACTATTGACAAAAGCAGACAATCTGAAACCTATAATTATTTGCTTGCTAAGAAACTTAAGAGGGAATCTCAAGAATGTACAAAAGAACTAGACAAAGAACTAGATGAATATATGCATAGCAGCAAAAAAATGGGGTcaagggaagaggaaaatgggCAAGGTCATCTGAAACAGAAACGACCTGTCAAAGACAGAGTAGGGTGCAGACTAGAAATGAACTATAAAGGCCGATATGAGATCACAGAAGATTCTCAAGAGAAAGTAGTTGATGAAATTTCTTTCAGGTTACAGGAACCAAAGAAAGATCTGATAGCCCAAGTAGTGAGAATAATTGGGAATAAAAAGGCAATTGAACTTCTGATGGAAACTGCAGAAGTCGAACAAAATGGCGGcctttttataatgaaaggtaGCCAAAGAAGAACACCAGGTGGAGTTTTTCTGAATCTCCTGAAAAACACCCCTAGTATCAGTAAAGAACAAATTAAGGATATTTTCTACAttgaaaatcaaaaggaagatgaaaataaaaaagctgcTAGGAAGAGGAGGACACAAGTGTTGGGTAAAAAGATGAAACAAGCTATGAAAAGTCTGAATTTTCAAGAAGACAATGATACATCACGAGAAACTTTTGCAAGTGACACAAATGAGGCCCTGGCTTCTCTTGATGAGCCACAGGAAGGACACAGTGAAACCAAGTTGGATGCAGAGGAGGTCACTGAGGTTGATCATTCTCAGGATTTGGACATCTTTTAA